The following coding sequences lie in one Sorex araneus isolate mSorAra2 chromosome 4, mSorAra2.pri, whole genome shotgun sequence genomic window:
- the LOC129404383 gene encoding 40S ribosomal protein S12-like, whose protein sequence is MAEGGAAAGGAMGVKTALQEVLKTALIRDGLTRGIREAAKALAKRQARPCVLASNCDEPMYVKLVGALCAERQVNLIKVDDNKKPGEWVGLCKIDREGKPRKEVGCSCVVVKDYGKESQAKDVIEEYFKCKK, encoded by the coding sequence ATGGCCGAGGGAGGCGCTGCTGCTGGAGGTGCAATGGGCGTGAAGACTGCGCTGCAAGAGGTGCTGAAGACCGCCCTCATCCGCGATGGCCTCACACGTGGCATCCGCGAAGCCGCCAAAGCCCTAGCCAAGCGCCAAGCCCGTCCTTGTGTGCTTGCATCCAACTGCGATGAGCCTATGTATGTCAAGTTGGTGGGGGCACTTTGTGCTGAACGCCAGGTCAACCTAATTAAGGTTGATGACAACAAGAAGCCAGGGGAATGGGTCGGCCTCTGTAAAATTGACAGAGAAGGGAAACCCCGTAAAGAGGTTGGCTGCAGTTGTGTTGTAGTTAAGGACTATGGCAAAGAATCACAGGCCAAGGATGTCATCGAGGAATACTTCAAATGCAAGAAATAA